One stretch of Glycine soja cultivar W05 chromosome 7, ASM419377v2, whole genome shotgun sequence DNA includes these proteins:
- the LOC114419025 gene encoding uncharacterized protein LOC114419025 — MLKAMNFRSLEEFWAFYVNQHSMPSTRRWHFVGTLFSILFLFFSVFFSWWFLFFVPLSGYGCAWYSHFFVEGNVPATFGHPFWSLLCDFKMFGLMLTGKMDREIKRLGKRPVLQVF; from the coding sequence atgCTGAAAGCCATGAATTTCAGGAGCTTGGAGGAGTTCTGGGCCTTCTACGTGAACCAGCATTCGATGCCTTCCACGAGGAGGTGGCACTTTGTGGGAACGCTCTTCagcattttgtttttgttcttttcagtTTTCTTCAGCTGGTGGTTTTTGTTCTTTGTGCCCCTTTCTGGGTATGGATGCGCCTGGTACAGTCACTTTTTTGTGGAAGGGAATGTTCCAGCCACTTTTGGACACCCCTTTTGGTCACTCTTGTGTGATTTCAAGATGTTTGGGTTGATGCTTACCGGGAAAATGGATAGAGAGATCAAGAGGCTTGGGAAAAGACCTGTGCTGCAAGTGTTCTGA
- the LOC114419026 gene encoding probable anion transporter 3, chloroplastic translates to MASLYSAPPLLRFSSRRSSSLAPDLSLVNLRKSHLRFESKISPIKLQWKSIEGKWQRKRKIQWGVRCTADGIDGGMFLGGRKEGAGVSIPERLKVVSLIACVMCLCNADRVVMSVAIVPLAAKHGWSNSFLGIVQSSFLWGYIFSSVIGGALVDRYGGKRVLACGVFMWSLATILTPLAANHSTVSLLAIRAFFGLAEGVAFPSMSTLLSRWFPTNERASALGMSMAGFHLGNVIGLLLTPIMLSTMGISGPFILFSSLGLLWVITWAYRVTDDPTESNFISRLEQRLIQAGKTGSPKKSNKFPPIRLLLSKLPSWAIIFANATNNWGYFVLLSWMPVYFKSVYNVNLKQAAWFSAVPWATMAMSGYLAGVASDFLINAGYPTIFVRKFMQTIGFIGPAVTLLCLNYANTPAVAATLMTIALSLSSFSQAGFMLNIQDIAPQYAGILHGISNCAGTIAAIISTIGTGYFVQWLGSFQAFLTITACLYFVTTIFWNLFATSEQIL, encoded by the exons ATGGCTTCTTTGTATTCAGCACCACCCCTCTTGCGTTTTTCCTCCAGGAGGTCTTCATCTTTGGCACCCGATTTGAGTTTGGTCAATTTGAGGAAATCCCATTTAAGATTTGAGTCCAAAATCTCACCAATAAAATTGCAATGGAAAAGTATAGAAGGGAAGtggcagagaaagagaaagatacAATGGGGTGTGAGGTGCACTGCAGATGGCATAGATGGTGGAATGTTTTTGGGTGGCAGAAAAGAAGGTGCAGGTGTTAGCATCCCAGAGAGGTTGAAGGTGGTGTCTTTGATTGCATGTGTTATGTGTCTGTGTAATGCTGATCGTGTGGTTATGTCTGTGGCTATTGTTCCTCTTGCTGCCAAACATGGCTGGTCCAATTCTTTTCTTGGCATTGTTCAG TCATCATTCCTGTGGGGTTACATATTCTCTTCAGTGATTGGAGGAGCTTTGGTAGATAGATATGGAGGGAAGAGGGTGTTGGCCTGTGGTGTATTTATGTGGTCTTTGGCAACTATTCTCACACCTTTGGCAGCCAACCACTCCACAGTGAGCTTGTTGGCCATTCGTGCTTTCTTTGGATTAGCTGAAGGAGTGGCCTTTCCATCTATGAGCACTCTCTTATCAAG GTGGTTTCCAACTAATGAGAGGGCAAGTGCACTTGGAATGTCAATGGCTGGATTTCATCTAGGCAATGTCATAGGCTTGTTGCTAACACCAATTATGCTGTCCACTATGGGAATTTCGGGTCCTTTCATCTTATTTTCATCCCTTGGATTGCTCTGGGTGATAACATGGGCATATCGAGTTACAGATGATCCTACGGAAAGTAATTTTATCAGCAGATTAGAACAAAGGTTAATCCAAGCTGGGAAAACTGGTTCTCCAAAGAAAAGTAACAAGTTTCCTCCCATACGCCTTCTGTTATCAAAATTACCGTCATGGGCTATAATATTTGCCAATGCAACTAATAACTGG GGGTACTTTGTTCTCCTGTCATGGATGCCGGTTTATTTCAAAAGC GTATATAATGTTAACTTGAAGCAAGCAGCTTGGTTTAGCGCGGTTCCGTGGGCCACAATGGCTATGTCAGGTTATCTAGCCGGTGTTGCATCAGACTTCTTAATCAATGCAGGGTACCCTACAATATTTGTCCGGAAGTTCATGCAG ACAATTGGATTCATCGGGCCGGCAGTGACCTTGCTCTGCTTGAATTATGCCAATACACCTGCTGTTGCTGCTACACTCATGACTATTGCCTTGAGCCTGAGTTCTTTCAGCCAGGCTGGCTTTATGCTCAACATACAA GATATTGCTCCTCAGTATGCAGGAATTCTACATG GAATCTCAAATTGTGCTGGAACTATAGCAGCTATCATAAGCACAATTGGAACTGGTTATTTTGTACAGTGGCTGGGATCATTTCAGGCATTCTTGACTATAACAGCTTGTCTGTATTTTGTGACAACCATTTTTTGGAATCTTTTTGCTACAAGCGAGCAAATTTTGTGA